One Clupea harengus chromosome 11, Ch_v2.0.2, whole genome shotgun sequence DNA window includes the following coding sequences:
- the LOC105910613 gene encoding interferon-inducible GTPase 5-like, whose translation MSYEYVIPEPSADALSRINPEDEDIEIIKTYNTSADAATSKVKEKLDLLENVILNVAITGNTGAGKSTYVNAVRGVPDDDEGSAPTGVTETTMEPLMYPHPTMANVRIWDLPGIGSPKFKAKQYLKDVKFKTFDFFIIITSERFKENDIMLAKEIMRKKKLFYFVRSKIDNDIRAEMKKKNFSQEEVLSKIREDCTKNLKKVGAPKVFLVSSCDLGSYDFQLLIDTLEEELPMHKRLALLQSLPVCSVAMIDKKTKALQRLIWLIAFSSSTIAMAPVPGLSFACNLGIMIAFFQRCFDAFGLDDRSLKILSGRVDKSTEEVKQPMKSRFKEGVDRKVVMKFFTTAEMGAAITIAYVLSTIPVVGTLATGGVSFGTIFYLLNKGLNEMAEDAKLVLLGAGLEASEQEKEDRDKDTKEPEPEKEP comes from the coding sequence ATGTCTTACGAGTACGTCATCCCAGAGCCTTCTGCTGATGCTCTTTCGCGCATCAACCCTGAAGATGAAGATATTGAAATCATCAAGACTTACAACACTTCTGCAGACGCAGCAACCTCCAAGGTGAAAGAGAAGCTTGACTTGCTTGAAAATGTCATCCTGAACGTTGCCATAACGGGCAATACGGGCGCTGGAAAATCCACTTACGTCAATGCTGTCCGAGGGGTgcctgatgatgatgagggttcAGCACCGACTGGGGTGACGGAGACGACCATGGAACCCCTTatgtacccccaccccaccatggCCAATGTACGAATCTGGGACCTGCCAGGTATCGGAAGCCCAAAGTTTAAGGCGAAGCAGTACCTCAAGGACGTCAAATTCAAAACCTTTGACTTCTTCATCATTATCACCTCTGAGAGATTTAAGGAGAATGATATCATGCTGGCTAAAGAGATTATGAGGAAGAAGAAGCTGTTCTATTTTGTGCGTTCGAAGATTGACAATGATATCCGCGCcgagatgaagaaaaagaacTTCAGCCAAGAGGAGGTTCTCAGCAAAATCAGGGAGGACTGCACAAAGAATCTGAAGAAAGTGGGAGCCCCTAAAGTGTTCCTAGTATCCTCCTGCGACCTCGGCAGTTACGATTTCCAACTCCTGATTGACACTCTTGAGGAAGAGCTCCCAATGCACAAGAGACTGGCACTGCTTCAGTCCCTTCCTGTTTGTTCAGTGGCCATGATTGACAAGAAGaccaaggccctgcagaggctAATCTGGCTAATAGCATTTAGCTCCAGCACCATTGCAATGGCCCCAGTACCAGGCTTGTCATTCGCATGTAATCTTGGAATAATGATAGCCTTCTTCCAAAGATGCTTCGACGCCTTTGGCTTGGATGACAGGTCACTCAAAATCCTTTCCGGAAGAGTGGACAAGTCCACTGAAGAGGTCAAGCAGCCGATGAAATCACGCTTCAAAGAGGGAGTTGACAGGAAAGTTGTGATGAAGTTTTTCACCACTGCCGAAATGGGAGCAGCGATAACTATTGCGTATGTTCTCAGCACCATACCCGTCGTCGGCACTCTGGCTACAGGAGGAGTCTCCTTTGGCACAATCTTTTATCTACTCAATAAGGGCCTTAATGAGATGGCAGAGGATGCCAAACTAGTGCTGTTAGGTGCAGGCCTTGAAGCATcagagcaagagaaggaggacagagataaagacacCAAGGAGCCGGAACCTGAGAAGGAGCCatag